Part of the Vagococcus teuberi genome, CATCAATATATTCTATTTGTCGTAATGAATCAAGTAAACCTTCTACTCGGTTATCAACTTCGATAATCATCATTGCTTTTTCGCCTTTTGCTTCACGAGTTAATGTCATCGTACTAATATTAATATTCTTTTCAGATAATAGCCGTGTCACATTCGCAACAACTCCAGGTTTATCTTGATGGAAAGTAATGTAGGTTGGGGTAGAAAAATCTAGATTAATTTTAAACCCATTTAATTCCGAAATTTGAATCGATCCGCCACCAATAGAAATTCCTGTACATGTCATTGTTCGATCTTTTGTTCGAAGTACCATTTTAACTTGGTTTGGGTGATCTGCTTTTTCAATTTTAGGTATAAACGCCACTTCCATCCCTTTTTCATGTGCAAGTTCTAAAGATTTAGATAGACGATCATCGTCAGGTTCCATACCGAGTAACCCACCGACTAGGGCAATATCAGTACCGTGACCTCTATATGTTTTAGCAAATGATTCATACAAGTAAATATCAACAGATAAAGGCTGCTCACCTAATATTCGTCTGATGACTTTACCAATTCTTGCAGCTCCTGCAGTATGAGAACTACTTGGA contains:
- the sdaAB gene encoding L-serine ammonia-lyase, iron-sulfur-dependent subunit beta; the protein is MGQYNSVFDIIGPVMIGPSSSHTAGAARIGKVIRRILGEQPLSVDIYLYESFAKTYRGHGTDIALVGGLLGMEPDDDRLSKSLELAHEKGMEVAFIPKIEKADHPNQVKMVLRTKDRTMTCTGISIGGGSIQISELNGFKINLDFSTPTYITFHQDKPGVVANVTRLLSEKNINISTMTLTREAKGEKAMMIIEVDNRVEGLLDSLRQIEYIDAVDFFN